DNA from Pontibacillus halophilus JSM 076056 = DSM 19796:
TTTTGCCTACGGCAAGATGTACCTGTCTTTTTTTATTTCTTGCGAACAAGAAAGAGATAAGCAACCCCTGCAATAAGCGCACAGCTTAGGATGACAACTCCCATAGGAAGTGCAGTTGTTCCATTTCCGATTCCTACAATAGGTGCGACTAAGGCTCCGAGTAAGAATGGAAGTAACCCAAGTAAGGCGGACGCACTACCTGCTTGTTCAGCCTGATCTTGCATAGCTAGTGAAAAGACGGTTGTATTAATAATTCCTACACTTGTAACCGAAAGAAACAGCATGACACAGAGTACCCATACAGGCGCATTGAATACGATAACGACAACAAGCAACAAGCTGCCAAGAAGCGCTTGGAGTAAGCCGTACTTAAACAGCGACGTTTCGCTAATTCGTTGGCTCAGAAATCCAGTGACTTGCGTCGCGATTACAAGCCCTAACCCATTTAGGGCGAATACAAAGCTGAATAGTTGAGGTGATAAGCCATAGATGTCTTGTAATACAAATGTGGAACCAGATATATAGGCAAACATCGCACTCATGACAAACCCTTGAACAAGTGCGTATCCAACGAAGGTACGGTCCTTCAACAGCGTCCCAAATGTGGAGACCGTTTCCGTCAGACCTCCTGTCTTTCTCCTTTCGACTGCCAGCGTTTCATTGAGAAATAAGG
Protein-coding regions in this window:
- a CDS encoding multidrug effflux MFS transporter, producing MSSFNAYGETTYRKSYVWTFIIILGSLSAFGPLTIDMYLPALPTIAGELNASASSTQLTLTACLIGLAVGQLVMGPISDVRGRKKPLIIALAVYTIASVLCMFTTSITVFVALRLLQGLAGAAGLVISRAAARDLFAGSQLTKFFAMLMLVNGLAPILAPVVGGQLLQVMSWRGVFGVLTIIGGFMLLVVSLFLNETLAVERRKTGGLTETVSTFGTLLKDRTFVGYALVQGFVMSAMFAYISGSTFVLQDIYGLSPQLFSFVFALNGLGLVIATQVTGFLSQRISETSLFKYGLLQALLGSLLLVVVIVFNAPVWVLCVMLFLSVTSVGIINTTVFSLAMQDQAEQAGSASALLGLLPFLLGALVAPIVGIGNGTTALPMGVVILSCALIAGVAYLFLVRKK